One part of the Acidobacteriota bacterium genome encodes these proteins:
- a CDS encoding HAD hydrolase family protein, whose product MTTETSLEVVRVGKAFGGDALVSTDPHGLGTLLYDRISDDNIPLKKYLRWSESLHGVEIGRSGVAHVELLEDILADHEIVHISFSGNCGSMRELESTLNDEFQGNVTILATIYPTLDFTLLDILPPDASKGHGVSRLAELSGLTAENVMCIGDNFNDLKMLEYAGTAVVMGNADAKLRQMPNFYTTLSNDESGVAAAIERFIFN is encoded by the coding sequence TTGACGACTGAGACAAGCTTAGAGGTCGTCCGCGTTGGGAAAGCGTTTGGCGGCGACGCACTGGTCAGCACCGACCCGCACGGGCTTGGAACGCTGCTTTACGACCGCATTTCCGACGATAATATCCCGCTCAAAAAGTATTTGCGTTGGTCCGAGAGCCTTCACGGAGTCGAGATCGGTCGCAGCGGTGTTGCTCATGTTGAATTGCTCGAAGACATTCTCGCCGACCACGAGATCGTTCACATCTCATTCTCCGGCAACTGCGGTTCGATGCGTGAACTCGAATCGACGCTCAATGACGAGTTCCAGGGCAATGTAACGATCCTCGCCACGATCTACCCGACGCTCGATTTCACATTGCTCGACATTCTGCCGCCCGATGCTTCGAAAGGACACGGCGTTTCGCGGCTTGCCGAGCTTAGCGGCCTGACCGCCGAGAATGTAATGTGCATCGGCGATAATTTTAACGACCTCAAAATGCTCGAGTACGCCGGTACGGCGGTGGTCATGGGAAACGCCGACGCGAAGTTGCGCCAGATGCCGAATTTTTATACAACTTTAAGTAATGATGAGAGCGGCGTAGCCGCTGCTATCGAACGATTTATCTTTAATTAG
- a CDS encoding HAD hydrolase family protein, which produces MIKLLALDLDGTTLNSLGQVPDANREAIRAAEYAGVLVTIATGRRFRDAQPVGIDLGLNAPLITHNGGLLKFAGERRDRPLFPFDD; this is translated from the coding sequence ATGATAAAGCTCCTCGCCCTCGACCTCGATGGCACAACATTAAATTCATTGGGCCAGGTTCCCGACGCAAATCGCGAGGCTATTAGGGCGGCGGAGTACGCGGGTGTGTTGGTGACAATCGCGACGGGGCGGCGGTTTCGGGATGCTCAGCCGGTTGGGATCGATCTCGGGTTGAATGCTCCGCTGATCACGCACAATGGCGGACTTCTGAAGTTTGCTGGAGAGCGAAGAGACCGTCCACTGTTCCCTTTTGACGACTGA
- the mltG gene encoding endolytic transglycosylase MltG, with protein sequence MKFIKIIFVLLILAVIAVSGFSYWVYSSVNASREHSKAAEYIKIEKGTSPRDIISQLADAGIVASPAATMLYLRTVGDASKLQAGEYQFPSPINTLQVLKILEKGEDRTIKLTIPEGFTRFDIAKRIAEKFPQTPPIDDKAILTMMDDVTLIRDISPTAKNLEGYMYPTTYNLPRDAKPNEIIKRMVDEFRKFWKPEWTQQAQSIGRTPHEIVTIASLIETETGVENERPIVAGIINNRLAKNIPLGIDQTNVYIAKMLGKWDGTIHKSDLEVDSPYNTRIKTGIPPGPISSVTESSIRAALNPSPNDFIFYVRNVELNDGSHWFYASAADFEKGKAKYQEWLEKERQEKRSNDNNQ encoded by the coding sequence ATGAAGTTCATCAAGATAATATTTGTTCTGCTAATCCTCGCGGTTATCGCCGTCTCCGGCTTCTCGTATTGGGTATATAGTTCCGTCAACGCATCTCGCGAACATTCAAAGGCCGCAGAGTATATCAAGATCGAGAAAGGCACATCGCCGAGGGATATTATTTCGCAGCTCGCAGACGCGGGCATCGTCGCCAGTCCTGCCGCAACGATGCTATATCTCCGAACGGTTGGTGACGCAAGCAAACTTCAGGCCGGCGAATACCAGTTCCCTTCGCCGATCAATACGCTTCAGGTACTTAAGATCCTCGAAAAAGGTGAAGACCGGACGATCAAGCTGACAATTCCTGAGGGCTTCACTCGATTTGACATCGCCAAACGTATCGCCGAGAAGTTCCCGCAAACGCCGCCAATCGACGACAAAGCCATACTGACAATGATGGACGACGTAACGCTCATCCGCGACATCTCGCCGACCGCCAAAAATCTCGAAGGCTATATGTACCCGACGACGTACAATCTCCCGCGTGACGCCAAGCCGAATGAGATCATCAAGCGTATGGTCGATGAGTTTCGCAAGTTCTGGAAACCGGAATGGACGCAGCAGGCCCAATCCATCGGCCGCACGCCGCACGAGATAGTGACGATCGCATCGCTGATCGAAACCGAGACCGGCGTCGAAAATGAGCGCCCGATCGTTGCTGGTATCATAAACAACCGCCTGGCCAAGAACATCCCGCTCGGCATCGACCAGACAAACGTTTACATCGCCAAAATGCTCGGCAAATGGGACGGCACGATCCACAAGAGCGACCTCGAGGTCGATTCGCCCTATAACACCCGCATCAAAACCGGCATCCCGCCCGGCCCGATCTCGTCGGTCACCGAAAGTTCCATCAGAGCCGCACTGAACCCATCGCCAAACGACTTTATATTTTACGTGAGGAATGTCGAGCTAAATGACGGCAGTCATTGGTTTTACGCATCAGCCGCTGATTTTGAGAAAGGCAAGGCGAAATATCAGGAGTGGCTCGAAAAAGAAAGGCAAGAGAAGCGATCTAACGACAACAACCAATGA
- a CDS encoding glutathione peroxidase has product MKRIFIGLGVIVALAAVAIGGVAYRYGLILNPSPTTPVNAKSVYEFTLKDIDGKDVKLDAYKGKVVMIVNTASKCGYTPQYEGLQALYDKYKDKGFVVLGFPANNFMGQEPGTEEEIKEFCTLKYKVTFPMFAKISVKGEDQHPLYNFLTNKATNPEFAGDISWNFNKFVMDRTGKVVARFGSKEIPQAETVVAAVEKYLEAK; this is encoded by the coding sequence CATCGTCGCTCTGGCCGCCGTCGCTATCGGCGGCGTGGCCTACAGATACGGCCTGATCCTAAATCCGTCGCCTACCACGCCTGTCAATGCTAAGTCAGTGTACGAATTCACCCTAAAGGACATCGACGGCAAGGACGTCAAACTCGACGCCTACAAGGGCAAGGTCGTGATGATCGTCAATACCGCAAGCAAGTGCGGCTACACGCCGCAGTATGAGGGTTTGCAGGCGTTGTATGATAAATATAAGGATAAGGGTTTCGTCGTGCTTGGCTTCCCCGCGAACAATTTTATGGGCCAGGAGCCGGGCACCGAAGAGGAGATCAAGGAATTTTGCACGCTTAAATACAAGGTGACGTTCCCGATGTTCGCCAAGATCTCGGTCAAAGGCGAAGACCAGCATCCGCTGTACAATTTCCTGACCAACAAGGCGACCAATCCTGAATTCGCCGGCGACATCTCGTGGAACTTCAACAAGTTCGTTATGGATCGGACAGGCAAAGTGGTGGCCCGTTTCGGTTCGAAAGAGATTCCGCAGGCAGAAACCGTCGTCGCTGCAGTTGAGAAGTATTTGGAAGCGAAGTAA